The region GAGAGGCCACGCTCCAAACTCGACGGCACTGGGCCCGCCAGTGACCCCTGTACGAATCTGGTTGTGCGCAGTTGGAAAGACCTGATTAAGACGCCGGAAGTGAGGTATTGCATGCAGCTTTGGATCGATCTCCAGTGCGCGAAGTAGCGCCTGCCCGGCCTCATGCCAACTTGTCCGGAAACGGAACCCGGAACGAGTCCGCCCGCTAGCCAGAACTGCGTCGTCTTCGTGCAGACACTCGCCCAGCCCATGCCAGGCGAAAGCGTCGAGCGTATCTCGCCGGATTAGCTCCTGGTACTGCTTACAGGCTTCCGGATAGTCCTCCTCGGCTTGCGCCAGGAGCGCGGACGCCCGAAGAGCGTCGCGCGGGCCGAGCTCTTCTCGCAGCGCCACAGCCCGCCTCGCGCTGGCAAGCCATGTTGGCTTCGCGTCCGGCTGCAGCCAGCTCTGTACGCGCGCGAGCTCGAGATGCGCGGCGGCGAAATCAGGATCCAGCTCGACAGCCCGCGCCAGCTCGGCGCGCGCGGAGTCCAGCTCGAACCGGCCGAGCGCCATGATCCCGCGGCGGTATGCCTGCAGCGCTTGGTACACGCGCGTACCGTGGTATCCATTATCGAAGCGGGCGGGAAGCGATCCGAACGCCAGTAAACCGCTCGCAAGACCGTGCGCCGTGCTGTCGGCGATCGTGTCCCCCAGCAGGACCAACATTTGCTCTGTCAGCTCCACTGACCGATTCACGTCATACAGGCGTGCTACCACTCGACGGCGCTCACCCGCGGTAGCGACCGTGCCCCAGATGAGTCGACCCGCGCCTAAATCGCGAGCGACCGCGATGGCGTCGGAGAGCGAACGGATTTCACCCCCGGCCTCTGCGACGGCTTCCCGCACTACGACGTCAGCCTCGACGCCAAGCCCCTCCCATTCGCTCAACACGGCCTGCAATCCGCCACCCACCCGTTTCCCGAGTGCTGGATCATCGTCGGAGAAGAACGGCAGGACAACGAATCTGGCAGTGTCCGCCTTAGGGCCGAACACGTTACGCGCCCATTCCGAGCCCGGGCCCGCGGCCATCACCGCCAGCGTCACGACCGCCGCCACGGCGCCGACCACAAACCACCGCCGGCGGATCGAATGAGCGGAAACCCGCTCCGCCATCGCGCCCGGATCGTGCAGCGCGGCGATGAAATCCGTCACGCTCGGAAATCGATCCGCGGGCACCGCCGCCATCGCCCGCTTGACCGCGCGCTCCACGTGCTCCGGCACGTTCGGCCGGTGCGCGCGCATCGACGGCGGCGGCTGCGTGAACCGCTGCGAGATCACGGACTGCTGCGTCGCGCCGATGAACGGCGGAAGACCCGTGACCATCTCGTACAGCAGACACGCCAGGCTGTACTGGTCGCTCCGCGCGTCCACGGTCTTCTCGCCGCTCGCCTGCTCGGGACTCATGTACGCGGGGGTCCCGACAACGAGCCCGGTGGACGTGAGCGTATCAACCGCTACCGAATCCACCGCACGCGCGATGCCGAAGTCGGCGAGACAGGCGCGATTTCCCGAGAACAGGACGTTGTCGGGCTTGATGTCCCGGTGCACGATCCCGTGGGAGTGCGCGTACGCCAGCGCCTCGCCCACGTCGCGGGTGATCGCTATCGCTTCCTCTACCGGGAGTTGCTTCTCCTTCGCGATGCGGGTCCGGAGCGAACCGTCCGCCATGTACGGCATGACGTAATACAGGGTCCCGCGGGATTCGCCCGAGTCGAGGATCGTGAGCAAATGGGGATGCTGCAGCGAGGAGCTGTGCTTGATCTCGCGGAGGAAACGCTTCGCGCCGATCGCCTGGGCGAGCTCCTTGTGCAGCATCTTGAGCGCGACGTGCCGTTCCTGGCGATTGTCGTACGCGAGATACACGATCGCGGCGCCGCCGCGGCCGAGCTCGCGCTCGATGGTGTATCTGCCGGTGAATTCGCCGGTAACCGTGGGGTCTTCTTCCATTGGCGCCGCCGTTCAACTGGGCAGGGCAAACATATGCCCGTCCCTGTAAACCGCCAACTAAATGACGTTAGCTCTCCCATTCCATCGGTAGCCCGGCGCCCGCCATGCATTCCGCGGCCGCCCCGACCGGCGGACGGCTCGAGCCGCGTGGTTGCGACGCGCAAAAAAAACCGGGACCCTCTCGGGTCCCGGCTGTCATCCTTGCTTCGGTCGGTCAGTTCCCGGCGTTCGGCCGCGCGGGACGAGCCGGCCGGGCGGGGCGATTGCCGCGCATCGGGCTGCGGCCGTCCGCGCCTCGCGCGCGTCTGGTCGAATCACGCTGCGCCATGCGCTCACGCATCTGCGCCTGGCGGGCGTCGAGTCTCGAGCGCTGCTCGGCGTTCAGGACAGCGCGAACCTCCGCGTGCTCCTGCTGCCGCAGCGCCGCCACCTGCGTGCCGTTCGCGCGGGCGCGCGTCATCGCGGCGCGCGCGGCGGCCGTGTCCCCGGCCTGGCGCGCAGCGCGGGCGGCCTCGACGTCCGGACGCGACTGCTCTCGGAGCTGCTCGAAACGCACGCGATACTTGGCGTGAATCGCCTTGATCTGTTCCTTCTGCGTGTCGGTGAGGTTCAGGTCCGCCATCATGCCATGCGGGCCCTGGTGCCCCTTCGCACCGCGCTGGCCCTGGCGACCTTCCTGGGGTGTCGGAGCCTGCGCGCTGGCAACGGTCGCGGCACCCACGAGCATCGCGACCACGGCGGCCGCTGTACGAATGCGATTCATCATGCCTCCAATCCTTGTTGAGTGGACCCGGCACAGAGTGTGGGGTCGCATACTTAGACTGGGTGGGCAGACGCTTGTTAAGGCTCTGTGGCTCCAGGGATCTGGACGGGGAATCCAAGTTTGGAGTGTGGCAGTTCGGAGATCGAAGTTAGGAGTCACTCCTCACTGTCCCACTCCCTACTGCCACACTCCCTACTTGGATTCCGGCTGGAAAGCCCTCGGAGTCCGCGCTACGGTCAGCCTGCCGCCGCGGCTGCCGGCACTCCACCATACCGCCGCTCCCTCGCGTGGAACTCCGCCACCGCCGCGTGCAGATCCTTCGCGGAAAAGTCGGGCCAGAGAATCTCGGAGAAGTACAGCTCCGCGTACG is a window of Gemmatimonadaceae bacterium DNA encoding:
- a CDS encoding protein kinase; translated protein: MEEDPTVTGEFTGRYTIERELGRGGAAIVYLAYDNRQERHVALKMLHKELAQAIGAKRFLREIKHSSSLQHPHLLTILDSGESRGTLYYVMPYMADGSLRTRIAKEKQLPVEEAIAITRDVGEALAYAHSHGIVHRDIKPDNVLFSGNRACLADFGIARAVDSVAVDTLTSTGLVVGTPAYMSPEQASGEKTVDARSDQYSLACLLYEMVTGLPPFIGATQQSVISQRFTQPPPSMRAHRPNVPEHVERAVKRAMAAVPADRFPSVTDFIAALHDPGAMAERVSAHSIRRRWFVVGAVAAVVTLAVMAAGPGSEWARNVFGPKADTARFVVLPFFSDDDPALGKRVGGGLQAVLSEWEGLGVEADVVVREAVAEAGGEIRSLSDAIAVARDLGAGRLIWGTVATAGERRRVVARLYDVNRSVELTEQMLVLLGDTIADSTAHGLASGLLAFGSLPARFDNGYHGTRVYQALQAYRRGIMALGRFELDSARAELARAVELDPDFAAAHLELARVQSWLQPDAKPTWLASARRAVALREELGPRDALRASALLAQAEEDYPEACKQYQELIRRDTLDAFAWHGLGECLHEDDAVLASGRTRSGFRFRTSWHEAGQALLRALEIDPKLHAIPHFRRLNQVFPTAHNQIRTGVTGGPSAVEFGAWPLLSPDTLSHTPYPRPYFEKERDPASRALRLRALERNRRIMLELTETWTRIYPRSSEAHTARASIFEVRGDFDAATASLRTAKGYAKTTLERLLLAEAQARVSLKAGDFAGARLIGDSALTTFDETTEENWQSVARLSGLTGRSDRLAAALQFFWPSYAGAEDLHQAVSRAAGEALANAALGICHVRPPAVERSLGDLIRIHAPPDRRNGLSDRVVGTVLSFSVPCAEGRGLGAIRGQESVVAAQQAFSAGDSRRARAVLDSVELSRSDLRAADVSPMLITREVALLLALGDTSAAIRRLDGTLDGLSSISASTLRYPLEYAILTRMMATRWRLAARDGAKARKWSQAVAILWMNADPALRASVDSVRRPIR
- a CDS encoding Spy/CpxP family protein refolding chaperone → MNRIRTAAAVVAMLVGAATVASAQAPTPQEGRQGQRGAKGHQGPHGMMADLNLTDTQKEQIKAIHAKYRVRFEQLREQSRPDVEAARAARQAGDTAAARAAMTRARANGTQVAALRQQEHAEVRAVLNAEQRSRLDARQAQMRERMAQRDSTRRARGADGRSPMRGNRPARPARPARPNAGN